The Streptomyces sp. NBC_00306 sequence GACGCTCTTCGAGATAGTCCATCGTGTGCACGGTCACGAACCGGGGTTCGATCCGCAGATAGACGGGATCGAACGCCTCGCCGTTCATGTGGTGCGGCTGCTCCCCGAAGAGCCGCAGCATCTCCTCGGACGGCTGGACCACCTCCGCCGTACCGCTGAACTGCACGGACCAGCGGACCGCCGCACCGGAGTTGAGGTTGTCCGCGCCGTAGGCCACCACGCTGCCGTTGCACGCGCTGTGGTAGCCGAAACCGCGGTGTATCCGCAGGAGGACGCTGCCGTCCAGCACGATGTGCCGGGCCGGCGCGACGAACGGCATGGCCCGCATGCTCGTCGCCAGCCGGCCGTACGGCACGCGTCCGAGCAGTTCGACCGCGCGGGCTTCCTCGGTGGACATCACTCCACTCTCCGTGACGGACGGCCTGCCCGGAAGGGCCCGCCGCCCTCGGCCCGCAGGGACGAAGGTCCCGGTGGCGAGGGCCGGAACGGGTCAGCCCGGACGGGTGAGGCGGGGCGTCAGCGGTACTCGCGCTCCGCCTGTATCCGGGCCACGTAGGCGGCGGCCTGTGAACGCCGCTCCATGCCCAGTTTGGACAGCAGGCTCGAGACGTAGTTCTTGATGGTCTTCTCGGCGAGGTGCAGCCGCTCGCCGATGACCCGGTTGGTCAGTCCCTCGCCGATCAGGTCCAGGATCCTGCGTTCCTGCTCGGTCAGGGAAGCCAGCTTCTCGTCGCTCTTCGGGCTGTTGCCGCCCCGCAGCCGCTCCAGCACCCGGGCGGTCGCCACGGGGTCGAGCAGCGACCGGCCGGCCGCCACGTCCCGCACCGCCGTCAACAGCTCGTTCCCGCGGATCGCCTTCAGTACGTATCCCGACGCGCCGGCCATGATCGCGTCGAAAAGTGCCTCGTCGTCGGAGAACGAGGTGAGCATCAGACATTTGATGTGCTCATCGGCGGAACGAACCTCGCGGCAGACCTCGACACCGCTGCCGTCGGGCAGCCGAACATCGAGAATGGCGACATCAGGGCTGGTCGCAGGGATTCTGACCAGGGCGTCTGCCGCCGTGCCCGCCTCTCCGACGACCTCGATGTCCTCCTCGCCGGAGAGCAGTTCGTGGACTCCGCGGCGCACGACCTCATGATCGTCAAGAAGAAATACGGTGATTTTTCCGTCTTCGGGCACGAAAGCAGTCTCACACATCTACTCTTCCCGTGCCCGGGGTGCCCGGGATAACGTGCCCGTGTTCCGGCGGCCTGCAAGGCTGTGACCAGTGGTTGTTCCCGTATTTCGCGATTTACTTGGATATCCAAGCAAAATCGCAGGTCAAATGGGGTTTCGCAGTAATGCGGCCCACTGGGTAACGTGCCTTTGGCAGGGCGCTCGCCGGGGCACCTGTCACGCCTGTTCCCGGCTGCGTCGCACCCACCCCGTGCACGGGTACTGGAATCAGGCGAGCCGCACTGGTTTACCCGGCGAACCCGGGGGCCGGACCGACGGAGGAGCACGCACGTGACCGTGGAGAGCACTGCCGCGCGCAAACCGCGACGCAGCAGCAAGCGCGTCAGCGCCGCGAAGAAGCCACAGGGCTCGGAGCCCCAGCTCGTACAGCTGCTGACGCCCGAGGGCGAGCGGATCGAGCACCCCGAGTACAGCATCGATCTGACGCCCGAGGAGCTGCGCGGCCTGTACCGCGACATGGTTCTCACGCGCCGCTTCGACGCCGAGGCCACCTCCCTGCAGAGGCAGGGAGAGCTCGGGCTGTGGGCATCACTGCTGGGCCAGGAGGCCGCACAGATCGGGTCGGGTCGCGCGCTGCGCGACGACGACTACGTCTTCCCGACCTACCGCGAGCACGGTGTCGCCTGGTGCCGCGGTGTCGACCCCACCAATCTGCTCGGCATGTTCCGCGGTGTGAACCACGGTGGGTGGGACCCGAACACCAACAACTTCCACCTGTACACGATCGTCATCGGCTCGCAGACGCTGCACGCCACCGGCTACGCGATGGGCGTGGCCAAGGACGGTGCCGACTCGGCCGTGATCGCGTACTTCGGTGACGGCGCGTCCAGCCAGGGCGACGTCGCGGAATCGTTCACCTTCTCCGCGGTCTACAACGCTCCCGTGGTGTTCTTCTGCCAGAACAACCAGTGGGCGATCTCGGAGCCGACCGAGAAGCAGACCCGGGTGCCGCTCTACCAGCGCGCCCAGGGCTTCGGCTTCCCCGGTATCCGCGTCGACGGCAACGACGTGCTCGCCTGCCTGGCCGTGACCCGGTCCGCGCTGGAGCGCGCCCGCCGCGGCGAGGGCCCGACCCTGGTCGAGGCGTTCACCTACCGCATGGGCGCGCACACCACCTCGGACGACCCGACGAAGTACCGGGCCGACGAGGAGCGCCAGGGGTGGGAGGCGAAGGACCCGATCCTGCGGCTCCGTACGTATCTGGAGAACGCCGTTCTCGACAAGAACGAGGCCGAAGCCTTCTTCACCTCCCTGGAGGAGGAGAGCGAGATGCTCGGCAAGCGGGTCCGTGAGGCGGTGCGGGCCATGCCCGACCCGGACGACCTGGCGATCTTCGAGAATGTCTACGCAGACGGGCACGCCCTCGTCGACGAGGAGCGCGCTCAGTTCCTCGCGTACCAGGCGTCCTTCGCCGAGGAGGGCAACTGATCATGGCCGCCACCAAACTTCCCCTCGCCAAAGCGATCAACGAATCGCTGCGCAAGGCCCTGGAGACCGACCCCAAGGTCCTGATCATGGGTGAGGACGTCGGCAAGCTCGGCGGTGTCTTCCGGGTCACCGACGGACTGCAGAAGGACTTCGGCGAGGAGCGGGTGATCGACACCCCGCTCGCCGAGTCCGGCATCGTCGGCACGGCGATCGGTCTCGCGCTGCGCGGCTACCGGCCCGTCGTGGAGATCCAGTTCGACGGCTTCGTCTTCCCGGCGTACGACCAGATCGTCACCCAGCTCGCGAAGATGCACGCCCGCGCGCTCGGCAAGATCAAGATGCCGGTCGTCATCCGCATTCCCTACGGCGGCGGCATCGGCGCGGTCGAGCACCACTCCGAGTCCCCCGAGGCGCTCTTCGCCCATGTGGCGGGCCTCAAGGTGATCTCGCCGTCGAACTCCTCCGACGCCTACTGGATGATGCAGCAGGCCATCCAGAGCGACGACCCGGTCATCTTCTTCGAGCCCAAGCGCCGTTACTGGGACAAGAGCGAGGTCGACACCGAGGCGATCCCCGGACCCCTCCACACCGCCCGTGTCCTGCGGACCGGCACCGACCTCACACTGGCCGCGTACGGTCCGATGGTGAAGGTCTGCGTCGAGGCCGCGGCCGCCGCGGAGGAGGAGGGCAAGTCCATCGAGGTCCTGGACCTGCGATCGATGTCGCCCATCGACTTCGACACCATCCAGACGTCGGTCGAGAAGACCCGCCGGCTGGTCGTGGTGCACGAGGCCCCCGTCTTCTACGGCTCCGGCGCGGAGATCGCCGCTCGCATCACCGAGCGGTGCTTCTACCACCTGGAGGCTCCGGTGCTCAGGGTCGGCGGGTTCCATGCGCCGTATCCGCCGGCGCGGCTCGAGGAGGAGTACCTCCCGGGTCTTGACCGGGTGCTGGACGCCGTCGACCGCTCGCTCGCGTACTGAGGAGTGCCGTGACCATGACTCAAGACACTTCGCTTCGCTTCCGCGAGTTCAAGATGCCCGACGTGGGCGAGGGACTCACCGAGGCGGAGATCCTCAAGTGGTACGTGCAGCCCGGCGACACGGTGACCGACGGCCAGGTGGTGTGCGAGGTCGAGACGGCGAAGGCGGCCGTCGAGCTGCCCATCCCGTACGACGGGATCGTGCACGCCCTGCGCTTCGAGGAGGGCACGACGGTCGACGTCGGCACCTCGATCATCACGATCGACGTGGCGCCCGGCGGCGGTGACGCGGCCCCGGACGACCAGCCCGCGGCACAGACGGAGGCCGCGCCGGTCGCGCCCGCCGCCGAGGAGGAGGCTCCCAAGGGACGCCAGCCGGTCCTCGTCGGCTACGGCGTCGCCGAGACCTCCTCCAAGCGCCGCCCGCGCAAGCCGGGCGCCGGGCAGGGCGTACCGGCCCAGCCCGCCGCCGAGGGTGCGGGCTCGCACCAGCCGCAGGCCGCGGCGCCGCAGAGCCCCGCCGCCGCGATCCAGGCCGAGATGAACGGGCACGGCGGCACCGCCGCACTGCCCCGCCCGCTGGCCAAGCCCCCGGTCCGCAAGCTCGCCAAGGACCTGGGCATCGATCTGGCGACGGTCACCCCGACCGGACCGGACGGCATCATCACCCGGG is a genomic window containing:
- a CDS encoding pyridoxamine 5'-phosphate oxidase family protein, which translates into the protein MSTEEARAVELLGRVPYGRLATSMRAMPFVAPARHIVLDGSVLLRIHRGFGYHSACNGSVVAYGADNLNSGAAVRWSVQFSGTAEVVQPSEEMLRLFGEQPHHMNGEAFDPVYLRIEPRFVTVHTMDYLEERPTRHAA
- a CDS encoding response regulator transcription factor, whose protein sequence is MPEDGKITVFLLDDHEVVRRGVHELLSGEEDIEVVGEAGTAADALVRIPATSPDVAILDVRLPDGSGVEVCREVRSADEHIKCLMLTSFSDDEALFDAIMAGASGYVLKAIRGNELLTAVRDVAAGRSLLDPVATARVLERLRGGNSPKSDEKLASLTEQERRILDLIGEGLTNRVIGERLHLAEKTIKNYVSSLLSKLGMERRSQAAAYVARIQAEREYR
- the pdhA gene encoding pyruvate dehydrogenase (acetyl-transferring) E1 component subunit alpha encodes the protein MTVESTAARKPRRSSKRVSAAKKPQGSEPQLVQLLTPEGERIEHPEYSIDLTPEELRGLYRDMVLTRRFDAEATSLQRQGELGLWASLLGQEAAQIGSGRALRDDDYVFPTYREHGVAWCRGVDPTNLLGMFRGVNHGGWDPNTNNFHLYTIVIGSQTLHATGYAMGVAKDGADSAVIAYFGDGASSQGDVAESFTFSAVYNAPVVFFCQNNQWAISEPTEKQTRVPLYQRAQGFGFPGIRVDGNDVLACLAVTRSALERARRGEGPTLVEAFTYRMGAHTTSDDPTKYRADEERQGWEAKDPILRLRTYLENAVLDKNEAEAFFTSLEEESEMLGKRVREAVRAMPDPDDLAIFENVYADGHALVDEERAQFLAYQASFAEEGN
- a CDS encoding alpha-ketoacid dehydrogenase subunit beta, whose protein sequence is MAATKLPLAKAINESLRKALETDPKVLIMGEDVGKLGGVFRVTDGLQKDFGEERVIDTPLAESGIVGTAIGLALRGYRPVVEIQFDGFVFPAYDQIVTQLAKMHARALGKIKMPVVIRIPYGGGIGAVEHHSESPEALFAHVAGLKVISPSNSSDAYWMMQQAIQSDDPVIFFEPKRRYWDKSEVDTEAIPGPLHTARVLRTGTDLTLAAYGPMVKVCVEAAAAAEEEGKSIEVLDLRSMSPIDFDTIQTSVEKTRRLVVVHEAPVFYGSGAEIAARITERCFYHLEAPVLRVGGFHAPYPPARLEEEYLPGLDRVLDAVDRSLAY